TCTTATGCTTATCCATGTATATATGCGATGTATTCATATGCAGTTGATTGCATTTTCCCTCGCAATACAGTTAGTTGTTTGACTTATTGAATGTTTTACAATCACCTGATTGGACTGGAACATGCACTTATTGTGAATGTTGGAAGTTGTGAAGTTGGACTAACATGATTAAATAATTCACGGTATGGCTCAACTGTTGATTGTTATACTTGCGTGGATGTTTGTTACACCTGTTCCAGTCACTTACGTCCCCTAGAAAGTAAGGCCGATGTTTTCCCACATCGTATTAAACTGCAAATAGCACCGCTGATCAGTtcttttgaaatcatttaaCTGGCCTGGTgttcaaaacaacaaatcaaaactccCGGCAATGAATGAGCGGTGGAAAGCGTGCGCAGCAGCACAGCGCGACAAACTCGTGCGCAAGAGATTTACTCGCGCATCCGAGATTTCGTTCTAACGCTGTTTCATATTTGTCTCATTTCACAGATGGCTTGATCAATGGGGACATGAGTACAGAGAAGCGATCTCTCGACCTGTCTTACTCCAGCAGCTTTACACAGCCCTCGGCTCCTCGCAACCAGACTTTCACCTACATGGGAAAGTTCTCCATTGACTCTCAGTATCCAGGTAACTGGAACCCAGAGGGCGTCATTAACATCGTCAGCGCCGGGATCCTGGGCATGACCCAGCCTTCTTCGGCATCCTCCTCACCGGCATCCTCAGTTTCTCCAAACCACTTCTCTAGCACCTTGAGCTGTACCATGGCGCAAAACCAGCAGGACATGGATCATATCTACTCTCCACCACCACCTTATTCGGGCTGCTCGGAGGTGTACCAAGATCCATCCGCCTTTCTGTCGACGTCCACCTGTCCCATTTCTTATCCTCCACCGTCCTACTCGTCGCCGAAGCCAACCACCGACAGCAGTCTTTTCCCTCTTATCTCAGACTATGCCGGCTTCTTCCAGCCTCCCTGTCAACGGGACATGCAGTCCATCCCTGACCGAAAACCATTTTCATGTCCTCTGGAGTCATTCAGAGTCCCGCCGCCACTGACTCCGCTTAACACAATACGGAATTTTACTTTGGGAGCACCACCCCCAGAAGGACCCAGATTACCCACGGCTTACAGCCCACAGAATTTACCCCTGAGACCAATACTGCGGCCGAGGAAATACCCTAACCGACCAAGCAAGACCCCAGTTCACGAGCGGCCATACCCGTGTCCGGCAGAAGGCTGCGACAGACGGTTCTCCAGGTCTGACGAGCTAACTCGGCACATTCGAATCCACACTGGACACAAACCCTTCCAGTGTCGGATCTGCATGCGGAATTTCAGCCGTAGCGACCACCTCACCACCCACATCCGCACGCACACCGGCGAGAAACCCTTCGCCTGTGATTTCTGTGGCAGAAAATTTGCCAGAAGCGATGAGCGGAAGAGGCACACCAAAATCCATctcagacagaaggaaagaaaatctTCAACCATTCCGTCAACAAACACGAACTCAGAGCGGTCCGTTACTATCAGCACCTCTTCTGGAGGGGTGTGCTCCTCTGGCACGGGCCAGTTGGCTGCATGCCCTTCTAGGGCTGTATAAGAAACACTATGTATACAACAACCATGGTACTAACAACAAATTGGGACAAAGggtaaaaaaatattaaattgtagATGTTGTGGATGTTTCAGCTTGTGCACGAGTCACTGATGCTGGCGCGAAATGCCAGT
This genomic stretch from Megalops cyprinoides isolate fMegCyp1 chromosome 1, fMegCyp1.pri, whole genome shotgun sequence harbors:
- the egr2b gene encoding early growth response protein 2b; protein product: MTAKTLEKTPVTLSGFVHPLSESIYSVDEIATSLPASVTIFPNADIGGHYDHISGSSGDGLINGDMSTEKRSLDLSYSSSFTQPSAPRNQTFTYMGKFSIDSQYPGNWNPEGVINIVSAGILGMTQPSSASSSPASSVSPNHFSSTLSCTMAQNQQDMDHIYSPPPPYSGCSEVYQDPSAFLSTSTCPISYPPPSYSSPKPTTDSSLFPLISDYAGFFQPPCQRDMQSIPDRKPFSCPLESFRVPPPLTPLNTIRNFTLGAPPPEGPRLPTAYSPQNLPLRPILRPRKYPNRPSKTPVHERPYPCPAEGCDRRFSRSDELTRHIRIHTGHKPFQCRICMRNFSRSDHLTTHIRTHTGEKPFACDFCGRKFARSDERKRHTKIHLRQKERKSSTIPSTNTNSERSVTISTSSGGVCSSGTGQLAACPSRAV